A region of the Salvelinus namaycush isolate Seneca chromosome 13, SaNama_1.0, whole genome shotgun sequence genome:
AAGCTCTGCCTCTTGGGTGTGTTTATAACACACCATAGTGCCCCCCCATCGAGAGCGCCCAACCCCCTTCTCTGTCCCTGGGCATCTGTCAGACAAGCCATAAAACTAGCTAACAAAGTCACCAGGAACACAGACATCTACAGTGCGTTAAAGAGACAAAACAACTATCTTATAGGCGATACTCCTAACAAAAGACATATACAACTACATCCTTCTAATCTACATGTAGCTAGTCATACGACATACTGGGGAATTAAATCACATGCCAAATCCATATTTGTAATTGTTGGTGTTTTACATTAAAGTCTACGCAACACACTTCACCCGTCCTGCATCTCGATAAAGGTGACAGAGAGTAATTTAAAGCCCAAATACTCCACCATCAAACAGTGAGTAAACAAGCTGAAGGTGAATGAGCCATCTCAACCCATAACAAAGTGAGTGGGAATACATTTACATGGGAGAACAGAGGAGCACATTATTCTAACAACTACCTTTTGCCAGACCAATCTATCTACCAAATTAGTTTATCGTGTAATACCCTTCCAGAAGCTCTTCTGGCAGAAACAAGATATTATTCTCCTGGAATGGCCCATAGAAGGAGGGAGAAGCCAGTCAGATTCATATTTCATTTCTGCCACAGAAACCTCATCAGTGTAATAACCCTCCATCTCATGGGTGTTATTCAACCATCTGCTGCTATATTACTTATCTTTATTTTGCAACTAATTAACAGCATAATCTTCTAAATTCAGCAAGTTAATTATCATTATTGTGGTCTTTGCAGCATCATCAGTCCTTGTAAAGCGCCGTCTCCACGCCCCCGGAGAGCAGGGTGGGTGGGGGGCTGGCTGGGCGGGGGGCTGTTTTCTTGACGTGGGCTCATTAGGTGTTTGCTGATGAGCtgagtgtggtggtggtggggcacCGGGGGTGGGGGGTTCGCAGGTCAGCCAGGATTCTGCTGAACAAAAGGTTCCATGCAGGGTGAGGCTGACTTAATGTGCCTCTCTGAGCCCATGCCAAGATGCCCCCCAGCTGGCTCTCGGCAGAAGCCCCCCTCCGGTTGGCCTCGGCGACGGCATGTTGAGCACAACGCTATCTCTGCGTTTGTCATCCCTGCGCCCCGCGAACCCAATAAACCACCCCTCACCCACCTTAAAGTCCATCCCCCCCAGCCCTCCTTGTAAAGCTTTACCTGTTAATTTTCAGAGGTGCGGCGTGCTGTGAGCATTTACAGGTTCTGTGATACGTGCTTCATCACCATGCCAATGATCTACCTAACAACAGTCCATATCTCTGCCCTTCAACCATCACTACTAACACAAAGGGCCAGAGGCTGGAGACACTGCTCATCCACCCTGGTTGAggcattaaagggatactttgggtattttgagtcagatgaactcgtagaTACCATTTTCATGTATCTGTGtctagtatgaaggaagttagagttttttttgtgagccaatgctaacgaCCGTTAGCACAAtgcctggaagtctatgggtatctactaACATGCTGGTATCCACaagactctggggaagtagataaagggtgTCATTGCCCAAATCCCGAAGTATCTCTTTAAGCCAGGTCACGGTCATACACCATTCACTAGCATCTGTAACACCTACTCAACTTTAATTACAATTTATATCAAATACAAAACTGCTAACATCATTGCAAAACACTTGTTTCTAGTTCCCTCTTCTGGTTAAAGTAAggaactacagtacagacatagTACCTACCGTATTGGCATGAACTACTATTGTACATAATCCAAATGTAACATTACTTTGTGGATCAATTTGACATAGTTTGGGGGAATTTCAGGCATGCACATATGCACAGAACCCTTGACGGTATGTGTATGAGACAAAGACATTACCAGCTTAGCTTCTGATTGGACGGCTTGAGGCGAGGGCGGTCCAGGGATCCCAGGGACGTTAGGCACTACGGTGACGGGTCTGACAAGCTgacagcacagacacacacagagaccagcACAAGGAGAATTAGTCTCTCCCAGTGAGAGGCAGGCAGCCCCCTCCCCTCCCaatatgtgcacacacacacacacacacagagcgccGTACGCTCAGAGTTTTCCTCATATCTCAGCCTCATTAGGCTGGATGGCCTGTTATTTTGTGGAGGCAGCGCCACATGGAGATGCACCATGTACGCTAATGAgctcctgcctgcctgtgtggAAAGCATATGGACAGAAGGGCTAAGCAcatgagagggatggagggagagacgagCTGGAAGGCCAGAGCCGGGTCTCCTCTACCGTCTCCTCACAACGAGACGgatggaaaaggagagagaggaggagaggaaaggggatgaagggaggaggggagaggagacccaGCAGTGGGATCTCTTCCTTTCCTCGTCAGTGGCTCCCCACAGACTGGGAGAACGGAGGTCTTTTCCCCGCTGCGCCGCCATCAGGAGATAATCATCTGCTGCTCAGTGTTCCACACAGACAATCAGGGCCAGAGAGAACAAGACAGGGACCCTGTCTGTCTATCGTCACCAGCCACACGTCGCTCTGGGGGAACTAGGGACAGGGAGATTTCTATAGGGCCTACGATATGGCTAGATTAGCTAATGTCCTTAACAGACACTGAAGCATAATATCCAGGGGTGGCATATTAATTGATTGCAACACATCCAGTCTGCCAGAAGTCAAGTGTGGTGATTCAAATTGTACAAGGACAAATGGCAGTGAGGCACCCTGGACTGGAACATACAACCGTTTGGCCTACTCACTGTCTTTGCCAAGGTGACATACAGCTGCTCTCTTCTAAGGCCCATTAGTTCCCCCATCGTCCCCTGCCTGTCCAACGCATGCAAAAGACACTAGCACCAAAGTAGTAAATAGTGAGCCTGTTCTAGGGGCTGAATACATGGCATTAACTAATCACTGGAACGTGGATTTAGGTCTAGTTAAAATGGGCCTGAGCGAATGTGCAGCACACTGTAAATCCATGCATTTAAAATACACATTGGAATTCCATAAAGCAACGAGCGTGACATGCGATACTTACAGGAATTGCGGTTGGAATATGTACACTAGATGCGATGGTTGCTGGGATTGCGACGGGCATGGTTTGTCCATTAGGCAGCTGAAAGAGTACAGGAAAAGTTCCAGAGACTGgactggaggggagagaggagacactaTGGGTTACACAACAACCAGCAAAAGAATATCTAGTTATGTAGTAAATTATTTCTCCTTTAAGAAAGTTAACATACACTTCACACTACAAcaaagaaacacaaaacagacacCCAAAGGAACATAAGGTAACGTAAAATGGACAGCAGAACTTTGTGGATTTGTACTCGTACAATATGGTACCAGTATTGGTCACTGACAACAAACCAAAGAGCATACTTTTCAATTAACCATCTTACCACAAAATGCAAAACCATAAAGACACAAAacataaatacaaaaaataaattaagcaaaaaaacaacaaaaaagttaTACAAAAAAGATCAAATAATTAACATTTTTTAGTTACTTACACTATTGGTCTATTAGAGGATGGGACTTGGGTAATTACAGAGCTAGATGTTGGCGATGGGAGAGCTTGCTGTATAACACTAGCGTCTGAGGTTGCTAGGAGTACATTTGGGACTTGGAGGGATGCAGGATGGACTATAGTAGAGGTTGGCAGTGAGGTCGGCTGCAAAGATACCTCCTGAAAACACCATACGAGACCTTAGCTGCATTAAAACCTTCAATGACAACCATTCTCTAGATTTCAACTACGAAAGAATGCCATAGTTGTGTGTCATTGTTATAGTACAGATTAAAAGATGGATAGATTAATAACTGCTAATAGACAAGGATCTGATGTACAAAATATAAAAGGGATTTATTTATCCAAATAATTTTTTGCAGTTCTGGTACTACTGTGTACTATTTTGGGGAAGCAGTGAAACTATCAACCAAAGCACTGCAGAAGGGAATCAGTGTTTCAGTGATCCCCAGTAAGAGCTGTTAGTCTATGATGAAAATATTAAAAGATGCTGCAAATGAGCATATGAGGGTAAACCTTATCCTTAGATAGCAAAATAGTCAAAACAGTAGTTTAACGCTGTTACATTGGGTGGTCATTTGAGGGTAATTCACTCTGAGCTTATTGCAATGTTGTTGAGCAACATCTCTGATAAGCCATCCATTGGAGTTCATGGACACTGTATTAGCATACAGTGCTTTTTCAGCAATCAGAGTATTGTCCAACATTCAATGAACACTTTTCAACAATGAATCAAACTGTTTGAGTTGAATATAACCCTGGCTGTTCAAGTGCTGAGACAATAGTTGTTAATGTCCAAAAGTAAAGACTTAAAATTGCCCTACATATCAACTGATCCACCAGGATATCAATGAATGAAGTATACCAAATCCTTTACCTTGTCGTCACTTGTTGTAGATTCCGGATGGGGCAGAGGGCTACCCCGATGTGCCTCCACAACTGAGTGGTCCTCAATTTTATTTTGTATGATCATTGGTGTGGCAAGAGGCGACAGATCCAAGGGCATCTGCATTTCAGAAACAAATATCAACAGATCAGATCTGGAGCAACCTGTACTACCAAGTGAGCGTTAGCTTTGATAGCACCACTGAATAGTAATTACTCACCTTTTTGAGGTCATCCTCAGCAGCTTTTTTGAAGTCATGCTCAAATGGACTGGTAAGCTCATTGAAGAGTCCCACTTCCTCACAGTTCTTCAGAAAGCGTGTAGGTGTTGGTGTTTGGTCTGCAACATAAgacagggtctctctctctcataccacTTGAATGAATACTAACATTTAGTCATTTAATTGTGGGCTCTTGTAGTGCTTACCAGCAACGATGACACTGTTGTCCCTTGCTGGACCAAACTTGAGTGTCATCtcatgtttgtgtttgtggaCAGCCAAGTGGTCTTCGTTTGTAAATCGCTATGGAATgatgaaaatgtataatttacAGATTTTCATAGATAACTAACAAAGACAAACCAATTGGACTTTAAAAACATACCTGACCACACCCAGGAGCAGTACATAAGAAAGGTTTGTCATCACTCATATTCAGGAATTCCTTTTATACCCTGGAATGCAAAACACAAATAATGATTTGCACTGTTGTAGGTAGAATGTCCCAGATCAATGATCATCACCTTATAGAAGGCTCTGTCAAAGATTGTATCTGCTTTAGGACTTTGTGTGGGGACAAAGCTTATTGATAGCAAGTTGGTAACTGTCCCTTGTAAATGCATGGTCTTTTTCTGAGTCAGAAGAGTGAGAGACATTGCTGGTCATAAACAGAGGATATCTATCTAAATGAATCGTGGAAACTCGGATTATGACAGATGACACAACTGTATATTTAGCTAGCAAGATAGCTAAAGCatcactagctagctaggtaacgttagttGGGTAACCTACAACAGCAGTAGCTAGCTATTATGAAACTGACAATACAACATTTCTGACTAGCTTTAATTCAGCTAGCGTTGTCCTTATTTAGAAGACAAACAGATGAAATGCAACAATTTAGCCACAACATTAGACACAAACCTTGGAATTTAAATTGTTGACAAATTCAGCACGAGCTAACAAAACAATGTGGATGGTTTTGTTTACACAGCCCCTCACCATCATCAAGCTACCAAGCCCTATCCATCCACACCGCCCATTTAGGCAGGGTAGCATCGGCAAGCATATCACCGTCGCCATATTAGCTCTATTTATAATTGCTAATACAGAAAGGATCTGCATTTATCACAGACCAATAATTTTTATTCAAGCTTATATCCCCACGAATGCCAAGAAATCGTTACAAGGGCGATATTTTTGTGTACAATCACTGTCAGTTCGTGGACACTTACCCACGGGCTCAACCCTTGATATCAAAATCCCACGTCTGTACAACGGTCTCGCGAGAGCATATTTTCCGAATACGTCACTTACTTCCGACACACCACGGCCACATAGAAGCAGTCTTTTCCACCACCCAGCAATAATATAGAAGTGCAGAGAAATCAGTTCACAATACAATATACTACTTAAATTGTATATTTTCCTTCAAAGCTAGTCATGAGATGCTGTTATAATGCCAACAGAGATGTGGCGAATACAACAAATGTGCTGGGACAATGCCACATCCCCAATGCACAAAAAAAAAGCACAGTAGCAGACACAAAATTGTCTGGAATATTATAGCATCCAATCTTGAACAAAGTCCTTGAGTAAGGGAACAATCCATAACGGAGTCCAGGTGAACAGGGCAGGGTCTTCTGTCTTTGGTAGAACAAACTACAACTCTGCTCAAAAGCAGTGGGAGGTGGATCCCACCAGAACAGAGAAGGGATAAGAAGCACCCTACATACCCCCAAGGATGGGGAAAGCCAGGTGACGAGTGAACGATATTACCATCTGGGGGATGGAGAAATTAACTCCACTGGAAGGCAGGTATACACACCATGGTCTTGTTCAGAGCACACAAAATAGTAAAACCTCTCAAAAACAGTGTATTTTTGCTGtacaagttcaggtagtaccatccttagtttttaaatgttttctgtTCCCTGGGTCTTAAACTGGATGACATCCAGGAGCTGGGGTATGAAGGGTGACCATCTCCAGAAAACACATGCAGATTCCTTGTACATTATCTTTGTGATCTTTTATAGCATTTTTATGAGAACGTAACCATCGCATCAAATACATTACAGATCCAATTTCCTCCAGGCCCATTCGATTTGACAATGTACCTCTAGTGTTCTTAGGCGCATTGAAAGGCTCTAAAATCTATCACTAAGGGATAAATCAACTTTATGCAAGCTTAGCGTGAACCAAACTGTAATAGAGTTAAGGGCAATCATGTCATGATCTCCAGGCTGTTTGACAAACTAAACACGTTCATGTAGAGAACGTCCAAAATAATCTGGACCAGTGACCACTATTTAGCACAATCAAATTGTGGTCTAGATTTATTTAATTCCATTTACAAGAGCAAGCGCCCACTTGCTGCCTACTTACAGAATGCTATTGACCTGCACTTGAACCAACGACAACATAAATGTGGACACACAGAAGCGAACACAATGCACTGAAAATGGCAAATGCACCAGACTGATTTACATTAAATCTAAGCAGTTCCTTTGTATAATCCCATGTTGACATTCAATAGAAGCTAGTTGGCTTCTTGATTGTGGTGAAACATGATTCCTTACATAGAAAACATACTGCCATATGTCAACTAGTCAAATACATGCATTTTAATTATGTAATTTCTTACATTTTTACAATACATGTTTCTGTTATTTTGAGTGTCGGACAGACTTGAAAATGTACATTTCCATGACACCAACACGGAAACAATTTTGGTTGCCACGATAAAATATGTAGTCACATCTGTAATTACAGTTCCTATAGACAGATTTTTTACATAGCAAACAAGATTAAGAAAGCAACCATCAAACAGAATAGGCCCATGGCTTCAGACAGGGCGAATCCCAGGATAGCGTAGGAGAAGAGCTGCTGCTTCAATGATGGGTTCCTACAGAACAGAACAAGAAACCATTTTCAGACCATTTCATGTAAAAATCAGTTTGAATCATCGTTTTTCTGAAAGCTGACATTGACAAGCACAGATCTAGTACTGTTTGTAGCAGTGGACTTACCTGGCATATCCAATGATGAGACTGCCGAACACTGTTCCAATTCCAGCACCAGATCCAGCCACTCCGACTGTGGCGGCTCCAGCACCAATGAATTTGGCAGCGGTATCAATGTCCCTGCTCACAGCACTGGTCTGGAAGCCTCTGAGAGCTACCTGGGTGAAGGGGCTCTGTGGCATGAGGGCTACGTTTCTCTGAAAAACAAACACCTCCTTAGTGATGGGAAATGAACTCCAACACAATAAATATTAAAGGGATTGACAAGCTTTGGAAGAGCATAAGGCCCCGCACTAGAAGAAGATGTTTTTCACCTCTGTATTGACCTCAGGCCTGGACAGCATAGAGGCAGACAGGGGTCTGTAAAAAGCCCGGGAGCCAGCACGGACCTGCACCAGGAACCACCACAAAACAGTGAAAAAAAGCAACAATATTTTGCCTGAGAGCCTACACAGGTGATCTTAAAGGCAATAAAGAAAAATACAGATGTTAAGGTGCAAACATGACTGTTCAAAGTACAACAAGTGGAGGCCTGAGGGATGTTTCCCTCTGTCAAAGGCAGCACAAGTGCACCATGTGCCGTGGGAGGCACCTTGACAAAGCTAGCCACTGTCATTGAAGTGGTCAAATGTCAGAGCCGTACTAAGACATGCATAACCTAGTAACAAATTACAACAACTGCATTCCCATTAAGTCATCAAAATGCATTTTCAATCAGGATACATGTAATATTATTTCCACAACACCACTGGATACAAGcctaaaaataaaataacactCCTTTTACCAGCTGAGTGCACTTAGCACAAGCTAGTGTCATACCTTTAACAGTTAACGTACCAGTACAAGTAGCTATAACCTGTTATCCATGTTGTAGCTAGGTTTCACCTGAACCTGCAATGTTTCTAGCCAAACATGACCTTGGGCAAATAGCCCCGAACACACATAAAAGGGAATATGAGAGCTCAACAAAATAAGTCACTAGTTAGCGTTAGGTAGCTACTGGTAGACTTGCGTGCTGAAGAAAGCCAAGTGTCATGTTGACCTTATTCATAACTACCTAGGCTATAGCTAACAGGCTACCTAGCTAGCTCTTAGGCCGGGTCTAGTCTCAGATGTGCACATATCGCTAACGTTAGTTAGGAAACTAAAATAAGAGCCTCTCACTTAATCAAAGTAACTACTTCTATCATGCAAAACTTGGAGAGATATGGCATTTCATTGCAACTATCGTTAGTTTAttagttacctagctagctaataccCTTGTCAGGCAGCTCTATTCAAGTTCAACACAGGCCCATACGAATACAGCGGAGAATGAGTTCAGATGTAATAAAACATTGGTTTAATCAGATTGAGtaaaacatacaaataaaaataCTCACCAGAGCCGGCGTGGAGACGAACTTTGCACAGGCGTACATGATCAATTTAGTCTGTTTTAACCTGGTCGGTCAAATTTGATTGAAGCCGGGTCTTTCTGCAAAGATAACACAAATATAAGGTCAATGGGTTTTAAAATGCACGATGCTGAAAATAATGACAGTCCAATGCACACAAGAATCCGTACAATATGCACCCCTCACTTGTGTTGTGCTGGGTGTTGTTTTAAAGAAGGATGAAAAAGGATTTACAATGGAAAATGTCTAACATATCCCTCTTACCGACTGCAGAAGGTCGAACCACAGTAGAGAAAGGCGCACGCGCATTTCGGTGTTTATAGATTCCCGGATGAAGATTTTGGACAATGGAAGGTCATTTCACTATAACTTTATTAAACCATTTCAACGTTTGAATTAAACCTAAAGAAACCATGAATGAAACCCTGTACAGTAATTTTCAGTGACAAAGATTTTTCTAGATAATTGACCATGGAAATCCATCAGAGCTCCATGAATAACACGTACAGTATGTAGGACTTTTATGTATACCCTTTTTAATAGGTCAGGCCTATTGTCTTCAATATTATCTCAAAACCAATACATTCTAAAGAAATAGCACAAACAAGCAGAGGAAGAATGAACATATTTTCTTCAGAACGTCTGGCTTAAAGAATTTCAGCATTAGACAAAAATATGATTGAATGGTTGATATTGACAGAACTAGGCAATCAATGATTGGATTATTTAAGCCTACTTTTATTTAGCTTTACAGTATATGCTGAATTAGGCAACAGGCAATTGGCAACAATTCTATACACGTTGTTGTGCACATTATAGCCTGCCTAGTTGCTCATCTTGAGCATCATCTTCATAGGCCAGGTGATACAGGAATTCATGTATTGTATTCATTAATGAATTAATCCATGAATTAATTAATTTATCATGAAATCAAAATCATATGTTGATGTACATATAAAGTCATATACTATTTCTCCCGTTATACAACTCATTGAGTAGACAGTGCCTTCAACATTTCATCAAGGCCTATTCTTTCCAGTGCATCTGTTGAGGTGTGAATTTAACACTACCCAGAGGCGATGTCCCAGGGCCCTGTCTAGGCATCTCTCTGCTTGGAAGTGTAGCTGCACACCAGGAGGATTTGTAATGTTGATGAATGGCTCGCCAGCAGCTGGGGCTGGAAGGTATAGGTAATGAGGATGGGGATCGAGCCCCTCTTTGCTGCCGTACGATTGCTCTAAGGGAGTAATCCCCCACTGGTTCCTCAGGTATGATCTTTGCAGGTGCACAGGGGGTTG
Encoded here:
- the atf2 gene encoding cyclic AMP-dependent transcription factor ATF-2 isoform X2 encodes the protein MSDDKPFLCTAPGCGQRFTNEDHLAVHKHKHEMTLKFGPARDNSVIVADQTPTPTRFLKNCEEVGLFNELTSPFEHDFKKAAEDDLKKMPLDLSPLATPMIIQNKIEDHSVVEAHRGSPLPHPESTTSDDKEVSLQPTSLPTSTIVHPASLQVPNVLLATSDASVIQQALPSPTSSSVITQVPSSNRPIVPVSGTFPVLFQLPNGQTMPVAIPATIASSVHIPTAIPLVRPVTVVPNVPGIPGPPSPQAVQSEAKLKLKAVLSQQLPQVTNGDSGDVQSSAVTHTAAPALAPSPSLSPGPPPAPPEEPCPQTLQQPATSTTETPASKAHPAQHTGGRRRRATSEDPDEKRRKFLERNRAAASRCRQKRKVWVSSLEKKAEDLNSMNGQLQHLRRKTAVRRCQSQAAPRTRPSSTAPSAPPTESAPPP
- the LOC120058259 gene encoding ATP synthase F(0) complex subunit C3, mitochondrial-like, which translates into the protein MYACAKFVSTPALVRAGSRAFYRPLSASMLSRPEVNTERNVALMPQSPFTQVALRGFQTSAVSRDIDTAAKFIGAGAATVGVAGSGAGIGTVFGSLIIGYARNPSLKQQLFSYAILGFALSEAMGLFCLMVAFLILFAM
- the atf2 gene encoding cyclic AMP-dependent transcription factor ATF-2 isoform X1; this encodes MSDDKPFLCTAPGCGQRFTNEDHLAVHKHKHEMTLKFGPARDNSVIVADQTPTPTRFLKNCEEVGLFNELTSPFEHDFKKAAEDDLKKMPLDLSPLATPMIIQNKIEDHSVVEAHRGSPLPHPESTTSDDKEVSLQPTSLPTSTIVHPASLQVPNVLLATSDASVIQQALPSPTSSSVITQVPSSNRPIVPVSGTFPVLFQLPNGQTMPVAIPATIASSVHIPTAIPLVRPVTVVPNVPGIPGPPSPQAVQSEAKLKLKAVLSQQLPQVTNGDSGDVQSSAVTHTAAPALAPSPSLSPGPPPAPPEEPCPQTLQQPATSTTETPASKAHPAQHTGGRRRRATSEDPDEKRRKFLERNRAAASRCRQKRKVWVSSLEKKAEDLNSMNGQLQSEVTLLRNEVARLKQLLLAHKDCPVTAMQKKSAFHTSEKEDSCEEMSVPGSPQNEAIQHSSVSTSNGVSSSSMTPAASAPATADQSTEDGQAQRGAALSTIQTQPSGS